The nucleotide window TACAATGTTTAAATAGtgacaatttaaattttgtagttGAATAATTTAACCATTTATCacgatttttttaaatttaaatataaaaataacatttggCTACGCTCGAGTGCAGATCTATAGGGTAGTGAGAGAGTTCACCAGCAAGGGTGGACCACATGGGTTGCAGGGGGTTCAACTGAACCCCCTCGGAAAAAAATTACacggtatatataaggtaaattttttgtatttatgtagatatatatattttgaaccccctcaatgACAAAGAGAAACGGATAGCCTAGTGATAGGTCTCCTTGAAATTAACCTACACGTCAAGGGTTCGATTCCCTCTATTAGTGTTTTacttttagtttcaattttttttttaagttttagttCCGTTTTTCACGTTAcgttttatttagttttttattttataaaacatgctaaaagtttggttttaaacccaaaacAAATTCAAGGGCCCGCCACTAAAACTATATACTACTACTTccttgaaattttgttttgttggctTAATTACATgttaatacttttatttttcgaacctcCTGAACGAAAATCCTGGGTCCGCCACTGTTCTCCAGGACCAGTTGATATAAAATTACAcaatatattgataatattcttttaaatttagaaGTTGACTTAGTGATTTAAAGGGTTCAAAATTCCCTTGAAGTTCCAAGTTGAAACATCAACCCATGAATAAAAGTAATACTAGTAAGATAGAGTATATTCATGACACACATAAACTGACATTGTTTGTGTTCATTGCAGACATGTATAACAATTTTTTGACAATAATAAAATCAATGTAAGCCACTTGACAAAAGAGATGCATGTTATTAAACACATCTTATaatgaatatttaaaatagaTTCACAGCTCTAATAAATaaggaacaaaaatattttctgggtaaataatattaacaaaaaataatatgaatgaAAAGCCTCTACTAGTTAAGCAAATATGTTTTCCAGGTCTTCTATAACCTCTAACATAGAAGAAATCGTCAATTATTGTAGTGACTACACCATTCTCGAGACATGACAAGTAGACATCAGATTTGTACTAGAACGAACAACACTaaaattttagtaaaacttTACCAAAACCGCAGCAAAGCATCAACAATGCGTCAAAATAGCTCCAAAAGTTCATCAAAATAACATTAGAATTGCACCTAAATAGTACTGACAATGAACCAAAATAGCTGGACGAAATTCACACTAATACAACACTATGGTTGCACCAACATAGCAGCAGAAAAGATCCAAAATTACACCAGAAAAGTATCAAAACAACCTTTGAATTACACCAAAACAGCAGCATCACAATAGCCTCTAAATCAGCATTAAACTTGCATCAACACCACGACCAGAGAGCACTAGAGCTGCACCAAAACCAGCAACAGAAAATCACCGTAACAACAGCAAACCAGCTCCAAAACTGCACGAGAAAAGCTCCAAAAAAGACTCCAAAATTGCACCAAAAAAGCAACACCATATTCGCActaaaacaacacaaaaattgcACCAAACCTTTTGGACTTGCTCATTAACTTCTAATGCTTCCAGAACGTTGCTTACCCACCTACCTCATGTGACCTCATAGCATCAAGTAGATCAAATTAAGCGTAATTGACAAACACATAACAGAAAGTGGAAACCAATATATAGTCCCTGCCTCATAGATATCTTACTACATCCCTAAAAGAGTCAGCAGGAGAGGTAATACTCCCATGGGTCAATGAGCATATCAGCATATGGTCTTTTCCCCAATAGAGAATCGGGTTCTATCATAAGTACTCATATTAGCAGTTAGGAAAAAGCCAAGAACCTGACACTTAAAATCTAGTGCTTGACAAGAAAGATTATCCACCACATTCTGCGTGATCATTCACCAAGCCACTCCACCCTAGCTCCTAAATGCTTAAGCTTTCTTAATGGAATAACTTACAGTACTAACATTTGCCTTAAATTTAGtctgatttttatttgatatggTTGTAGAAGGATGAAACacaaatattcaaattaaacTTGTACTTGCCAAGTCACAACATCACCCAATTTACTCAGCATATAACCTTTTAATCAGATGGGAGTTTCGATTGCCAAGACAAGGGGCATAAGAAAAAGAGGATAGATAGCAGTACTGCCTTGCCCTTTATCAGACAAGAATGTGATAAAGAGATACATGGAAAAGAAATTGAGAATGTATTGCTTGATCATTCTGCTAAGCAATTGAGTGTTTATACAGACATCTAGTCAAAATTAggaaagacataactacaaataaataatatttatgtaattgatTCTAGCTAATATACACAATATTCTCAAAGAGAGTCAAGCAAGGAGAATAATAGTCTCTTTTAAAGTTACTTAATACAATGTTATCCTTCACTAAAAGATACTTACTAAAATATTACCTTAAaaaatagtagtagtagtactaGTAGTAATTACCAACGACATAccaagtgtaatcccacaagtggggtctgggaggGTGGTGTGAACGtaaccttaccactaccttgtgaaggtagagagactgCTCCCAATAGACCCTTTACTCAAATAAAGCATATCAAAACCAATGAGGAAAGGAAATGCCATAGTGAAGTAACCATATCGGTAGCAACAACAAACAGTACAATAACCTaaccaaaaaaacaaacatgTAATGATAAAATCAAAGCATCAGAAGTAGTAGTTACCAATTCAATAAAGTACTATGGAAAATTATGAGCCACTATTAAGACCCAAGAAAAATGTGGTAAATAGGTAAGAATAGAAAAGGATGGGTGTCTTAGAACTTCTGTAGAGTTTTGAAGGTGAGCTTTTGAAAGAAGTGAGTATCATTTAACAATGAGCTCCATAATATTGAAAAGGTTGAACAAATAATATTGTGAATGGTTACAGGAAGGCTAAAATTTCTAAGAGATAACCCTGTGCAGCAGAAAGCTAAGACTTATGAATGGTATCTGGGATGATTCTCGTTGGTTTATAGTATAATTTAGATAGAAAACTACACAGgttaaaagggaaaaacaaaGAATATATAATCCCTATTCCCTATATATGACTTTTgaagaaacaaaatataaagaCAAGAACCAGATGAAGTATAGTTTCCCATTTGATGCTTTATACTCTTCTCACAACCAACTCCTTCCATATGACAGTGAATAGTTACTTCACAACAAAAGAGATCATACTAACTACATGAGGCAAACATAGATGCTAAAACAGTAGTTTATGTATTGGAAGTAGCACTATTCTTCTTGCAGAACAGAGTCAAAGTAACTTATAATATTAGGGACAATCAGAAAGGAAGAAAAGTTAatcagaaaaacaaaataagagACTTCGATCAACAAGTTACCCTTCAAGACCAGGACTTGTTGGATAGTATATATTTCTGAACCCAAGTTTTTTAGCTGCAGAAGTTGATGTCTCCCCAAGATTGGGGCTGGTGGTATTCTTAGAGATCACAAATGTGACTTGATTTATGTTGATAGAGGAACATCCTCCATAGTACAATCCAATGCaatccaaattaaattaatgtattaAATAAGAAAACACTTAATGAAAGCGAACAATCCAGACCACAcccaaaattataaaaatagagaaaactCCAATAGAAGTCTAATGAAACAGAGAAAACAGTCAAACGAGTGCGAGCAAaagtttgaaattatttttctagcCAGACTCTAgcgaggaagaagaagaaggagatgaTGAGGAACAAGAATAATAGaatacatacctggaagaagaaggagagaCGCACTAGTCGTAGTCAATGAAAGGTAAGCCCCTACAGTTATGAAGTTACATCAAAAAATCAATGTCATCTTCATCATCTGTGTCACcatcttcatctttatcaaTACTTGTAGTGCCTTCAGTTCTATCAAGATCACTTATGTACTCAATTATAGTGTCGTCCTCTAGGTTAGAATCTTCGATATTGTAACCAACTTCATGTTCTGTTTGAACCTTCAATTCAAATGCACTTGAATCCAAGGTAATTGAATCAACATCATCTCTATGTAATTGGATCAGCATATCCTCAATAGAAACATCTATCATGTTACTTTCCATTGACACATCTTAATACACTTCATCAGTAGTGTGTAATTCATCATTTTCCACCTTTGAATTTTGCATCTCTAGCACATCATATATATGTCTATCTTGAAATTTTTGCACAATTCGCCAATTTTTTCCCAATTTCAGATCACAAATATAAAATACTTGATTTCCTTGAGTAGCTACTGCAAAAGAATCATGTtcataccaaaatctatttacATTTATACTGGTAAAATTTTTATCTTTCTGCATCCCAAGTTTTTTACGAAGATCAAACCACTTGCATTTAAATAGAACAACTCGATTGCCTTCTATATACTCTAACTCAATAATGTCAACTATAATACCATAAAAGTCAATCACTTCATTTTCATGATAGCCTTCAACGACTATGCCACTATTTTGACTTTTACGTAATTCATCACGACTTTGAATATGGTACCTAACACCATTAACAATACAACCAGGATATCTCCTTCCTCGAACATCAGGTCCCATTGCCAAAGGATATAACTTCTTGATAGACATTGAATTCTCCTTATTACACAAATGCATAATCTACGATGAAAAATTTATTACATTCAATtagtaaagaagaaaaagttataCTTAAACACAGCACGATTGTCATTTTAAAATCACTTACTTTCCCTTTGAACCATAAAGAAAAATGTTTCTCTTCTATATTCACAACATCTTGGTTTAACAACTCATTTTTGTGTTCCCTGCATAGGAAAAATGAATTGATgagtaatttaaaataacagAAAACCAATATAGATAAATAGGAAAACTTACTGTAGAAAAGGCTCTGCTTCTTCACAATTATTTAACACATACCACTGAGCCATATCAAGATCTTTCTTCGGTATTGCATCATATTCTCCTTTAAATGGTCTAACACTTTTAGAAAATATGTCCAGAACATGTTCCTCTTTGTTGCTAGATCCATCAGCATTTCGATCTTCACGATTAAATCTAGTCTCAATGTTAGTAAGATACATAGAGCAAAATGTCAAACATTCATCAATAATATAACCTTCTGCAATAGAACCTTCTGGTCGCGCCTTGTTTAGCACATAACGCTTAAGCTTACACAAAAATCTCTCAATTTTGTACATCCAATGATACTGGACTGGTCCCCCATACATAGCTTCTCGTGGTAAATGTACAACCAAATGTACCATAATATCAAAAAAAGCAGGTGGAAAGATCATGTCAAGCTTACATAATATAATAACTATATCCCTTTCAAGTTGTTCTAAGTCATCTCGTTTCAATGTCTTACAACACAACCGTTGAAAGAAATGACCTAACTCAATCAATGCTAAAGAGACATCTTTATTTCCAAATCCACGAATAGCTATAGGTAGCAATTGTTGTAGCAAAACATGATAATCATGACTTTTGAGTTTAGCTAACTTAACACCATCTGTACTTACACACCTTGAGATATTTGAAGCATAACCATCACGAAATTTAGCATATTTCAAAAATTCCCCaaattctcttttctctttttctgaCATGTTATAACAAGCATATGGCATTGTATAACTAGAATCATCATGCTGCAaccatagttcctttcttatgTTCATATCCTTAAGATCTTCTCTTGCTTTCTCTGTGTCTCTAGTTTTCCTGTCAATATTCAGTAATGTCCCTAAAATACTCTCACAAATGTTTTTTTCTATGTGCATGACATCTAAATTGTGCCGCAACTTCAAGCTCTTCCAGTATGGTAactcaaagaaaatatttttcctcaCCCAATTCAACACTATAGGAAGAcgcttttttttcttattatatgaGTGTTTTCCTGGTCTATAAGTACTGAGTAGATCCAATTGTTGTAAGACATCATCTCCTAAGAGCTCTTTTGGTTTCAATCTTTTTTCTACCTTCCCATCAAACTGCATGCTTCTTCTCCATGCGTGGCTAGGTTTAAGATACCGACGATGACCCATGTAACAAATTTTACTTCTTACCTTTTGTGACAGTGCATCCTTATTGCAAGTAGGGCATGCCATGTATCCTTTAGTACTCCATCCAGATAAATTACCtactacaaaagaaataatatatgttagcTATTACAATTATGTGTTCCCCTGTTATTAAATTTATGTTCATAGCTCTTCTTAAACAAGAAGAGTATCCTAGATTAGAAACATATAAATAATGGGAACAAAAATATGTCCAAAtgctaataaataaataggaaacAATCAAAGTTTGTCAACCTAACTACTTAAATTAGTTGAGGTGAAACTTACTTAtttgagttgataaaaaaaCTAAAGAGTTATCCTCTCATTACTCCTTACATTTCTATGAAATGTGATAAAGTAATTACGTTCTCTATATTATAAAGGAGTGACAAAGATCAGGAGAGCCGTTACAGCTTGATATGAAGAATTTTTAGGCTGGAGATTATTTAGACATATTGAACAATAAGAAATATAAACACATACCATAAGCTGAAAAGTCATTTATGGTCCATAAAATAGCAGCATGCATCTTGAAGTACTCCCCTGTGGAAGCAGCAAATGTCTCTACACCATCACTCCATAACTCTTTCAAAATTCATCAACCAAAGGCCGCAAGTAAACATCAATAGCCTTTCCAGGTGCTTGAGGACTAGGAATAAGTAGTGACATCATCATAAATGGATAAGTAAAGCATTTCCATGGACGAAGattataagtaaataaaattacaGGCCACATGCTATAGTTTGTGCTCATATTCCCAAATGGGTCGAAACCATCAGTCGCGAGGCCAAGTCTAATATTACGTGGTTCTTGTGCAAACCACGTATGATTCTTATCAAACTCTTTCCAAGCTTCAGAATCAACTGGATGTCTTAACACATTCGTCTCATCAAGATATGTTTCTTTATGCCACCTCATGTTAGTGCTTGTTTTTTTTGACATAAATAATCTTTGAAGTCTCGGCTTTAAGGGAAAATATCGTAAGACTTTATGAGGAATCCTTTTACCCTTTCCCTTTTCAATTTTCCACCTTGAAGTACCACATTGTGGACATTCTTGTCTATCTTTAAATTCACCCCAATAAAGCACACAATCATATTTACAAGCATGAATCGAAATGTATCCTAATCCCAAACCTTGTAGCATGTTTTTAGCATCATAATGCGACTTAGGAAGTGTCTCACCATTAGGCAATGCATCTCGTAGCAACTCTAACAACATATTAAATGACTTGTTGCTCCATTGATTGTACACTTTAAAGTGGAGCAATTTCACAACAAATGAAAGCTTCGAGAATTTTTTGCATCCCGGGTACAATTCACATTCAACTTCTTTCAACAATTTGTCAAACTTCTTTGCTTCGCTCTCGCTCAAATTATCACATCCATTGTTACTGGATGTTCTCTCCTGATTAGCTTGTGATTTTCCACCGATTTCTTCTAACATGTCATGTATTTCATTATGGCTGACATTTTCTTCATTTATCCATTCCTCATTTTCATCTTCATTGTCAATTGCTTCATCATTATCTCTCATTTGTGATTGTTCTCCATGGTATATCCAATGCACGTAATCTTTCAtaattcctttcaacaacaagtcatcatataCTACATCTtgtgtttgaaaatttatatttaaacatTCTTGGCAGGGACATCAAATTTTAGTATTTCGATCAAAGCGAGTTCGGATAAGTTTCATAAAAGATTGGACACCCTCTAAATATCTTTTAGAGAACTTTGGTTCATGCATCCATCCCTTATCCATGATAAAATGCACAAACATATAAccatataataattaaatactataaaaaaacTGACTTCACAaggtaaaattaattttaagctCTTCGTAGGTCTTCCGAAAACACAATAGATGCCACAACAATCAAACTGTTGTTAAGCCTAGCAACTGCCATTGCTTGAGCTATATGACCAAGTAGTATAAAACCTACTTGAATACCTAAAACTCACTCCCAATCAACTCCTAATATCACTCGGTAAATCAGACTTCACTAGTGAACAAAATCGTCTCTCAGACAATATGTCGAACATGTTGCAGGCATCCTAATGTAAGCTTTGTTTTGGCAGCAATGAACGGGTGTTCAACCCTTCTGAAAAGTTTAGAACTTTCGTTTATATTTCAGAATAACATTCACAATAATCTGTATTCATAGGGACTCATAAACTGCGTCACTAATAAAGCACATATTTTACGTAACTTTGCATAAATGTGGGCTTGAAGCCTGAAGGGGATATGGGATGGTTCTGATAGCAAACAAGAGAGAGAAGAAACATAGAACCTTACCTGAATATATACTAGCGAGGTGGAGGTATGAGCAAAAAGATCGGCGACAAGTCCCACAACTACTGCATAGGAGAATCGTGAGAGCTAAACAGATGGGAAAGATGGGTATCTTTTGTTTTGGATGAGAAATAATAAGAGTAGATGTTGGGTTGTTTTGAAATTAGAGTGCAAAAAAGAGTAATGaatcatttatatatttgactAATCTAAtgacttttctttttgttcccctaaattttatttcttatcaaCTTTATTcacttgattatatattttatatatatataaagaaaattatatttttgccTGATCTGTTATTTTTTTTCCGTTCGAGTTGAATTCGAGTTTAATCCATCGATTTAAAGATCCAACTCCTGCACCCCGTTTACTGCCGTGAAACAGATGATCTTCGTCCCTTTACGTTTATTTCTATTATTGTCTCTGTGAAAGAGTTATGTCTATTGTAATaataaatcatgtaattagtggAGTTGTACGCATAAGTTTTCTTCCAAATATTTAGTAATTGTTGCGTAAGATAGTCAAGTGGTCGTGGTTTGATCTCATTCTTGtcacaaaaatacttctttgtAGTTGAATACGAGGAATTTGAAGTTTACCTTGTgccaaaaatacatgtattatgATTTAGTTAATTTTAGTTGGTCCAAAAGTCTTAATCGCTAAATGAGTATTTTGTTTGGTGCTTGCATAATGAAACCATATCCAATGATCCATACGAGTAGAACATATGTCGACATGTAGGAGGGAAGACAAGAGAAGTAACATAAGGAAACATACCAAGTTCACTTTTTGATAGATTTAATTGAGAGTGGATTGAAGTTGATCGTAAGTCTCAATAACAAATATAGTAGTGAAACTACATTCAATAAGTCACTCCTTGCGTGTTTCTACCACAAAAAGTTAGTGTAACACTCCAAATATTGACATTTATCTTAGGGAGTATACATATCATTGGACAAAATTCCCTTTTTCAAAACTCGACCTGACTTCAGCTATTCATGCCCAGAATGGCACCTTGCGTCCATATCGTGTGAAAATACCTCCTctcacaaaatatattttaaaattattttgtacaccttttgtctTACGTGGAACACTCCCTGACTCCACTTAGTAGAGGCACGTGAAtgataaaatacaaaaagaaagttTTTTTAACAGCTTGAATTGCTAATTGAAAATTCCCCAAACCAAACATTATGGAATTATAGTACCAAAAAAGAATAGAGGAACATTGTACCAtaccattttaattttgtatgatattgatattggaTTTTAATTTGGATCAATGTGGCGTGTAAATATTacaatatgttattttaaacttctataaagtaattctttataaagaattgtttttattataatggcaagatagttaaatttatttttaaaatgttgatatttattattttttttaaaaaacatgtGGAATGTCAAATATCGTACTAATTGGAATATATTTTGTGATATGTGGTCGAATCCAGAGAATAAGGTGATctatattcaaatatatatttatatacacaCTTTATTTGTTTAAGTGTTATTTGATCTACttatatttctattttcatGATAGAAACGATGTCAAGTAAACAAGGTCAATCTATCTAAACTTAAATATAGCCATTTTATGGGGTCAAAAGCATATGTAGCTGCTCGTGCTGAAATGGTAAGttaaacaatatatttttttactaatgcttcaacttctcttttttttttggcaagtaTAGTATTTTATTTACCATGTGCAATTTACAACTCAATAAAGaaccaatacaaaaataaaaaccaaacTTAGGACCTGCATTGAGTGGTATCACTCCATGTCAAATGCATCCCTCATATTCCCCTATCCCTCTTAACATCTATTTAACAAATCCAAATCATCACATTGGGTAGTAATCCAGTTTTCTCATATAATTTACTAACACAGGTAACCTAGTAGCTCTTTGGAACACTTCATGTGTGATTCGTTTGATGATAACAGGTTGTGATCACGAAGAATGTTGAAAGATTATGTTGTTCCTTTCTTTCCAGACTTGGTACACAACAGCAGCTAGTACCATTTTATAGACACTCGCACCTTTGCTTCTCCCTTTGCAATGTTGCTGAGCCCACTGCACTTCCTCTATCCACCCTTGATTCGATCTTGTAATGCCCTGCCATTGTAATAAATAACTCCATATATTACCAGCAACTGGACAGTTAAAGAATAGATGTTGTACTGATTTCCCATCGTTCCTACATAGTGGACAAACCTCATCAATTTCCCTCATCCATTGCCCAAGCTTATCCTTACTCTTTAATCTCCCCTTTAACGCTAACCAAAGAATAAACTTCCATTTAGGACATCCCATGTTATTGCATACCATTTTCCTCCAGTTGACTTTAGGTAAATCGCCTAGCAGCAGCTTATACATCTTCTTTATAGAGAAGTTATGCATCCCCATGAAATCGGTTACATTAATCCCAACATTCTCTATATATCGCCTGGCTTTAAACACTTTCTGAATCATCCATGAGGCCATTTTAGGTTCCACCTCCCATATATCTCTTCCTTTAACATAGTATGTATGGACCCATACAACCCATAAATTCTCTTGTTGTATTAACGAATTCCATAATAGCACTAGTTATCTCTTCTCCCATAACAAACCAcccttttttgaaaaaataagcaTTAAACCCATCATACCCAGGGCTCTTTGTGTCACTGATGCCAGCTAGTGCTTTCCATATTTCTTCCTTCTCCACCTGCCTAACTAGTTGTAGCTGCTGATCTCTTGATAGAACATTACCACCACCCTTGACAGTTATGTCCACTGTTGGTAGACTAGTTGCTGCAGAACCTAGCAATTGTTTATAAAACTTTGTAATTTCCCTTTCAACCTGGCTTCCAGATGACAATACTATGCCTTCAAGACTCATCAATTGTGTTATTTGCTTCTGACTTTTCCTTGACTTTAGACATGCATGAAAATACGAGGTGTTAGCATCCCCCAATTTCAACCATTGCACTCTAGACTTTTGCATCAAGATGCTCTCTTCAATATTTATCCACCTCTCAAGTTCCACTTTGCATTGTTTTTCATCCATTGCTTGCCTACTAGCTGCTAGGGGATCACTCATGAGGCCTTGCACATTGATTAGTTGTTTTCATTTCTGATTTACCCTCTCAGTCACCCCCTTAAACTCCTTAGTATTTAATTTCTGAATCAGCACCTTTACCTTCTCAAGTTCTACCATACACCTCTCATTGTAGGATATGCCATACCCTTCCAT belongs to Solanum stenotomum isolate F172 chromosome 1, ASM1918654v1, whole genome shotgun sequence and includes:
- the LOC125853318 gene encoding uncharacterized protein LOC125853318, giving the protein MACPTCNKDALSQKVRSKICYMGHRRYLKPSHAWRRSMQFDGKVEKRLKPKELLGDDVLQQLDLLSTYRPGKHSYNKKKKRLPIVLNWVRKNIFFELPYWKSLKLRHNLDVMHIEKNICESILGTLLNIDRKTRDTEKAREDLKDMNIRKELWLQHDDSSYTMPYACYNMSEKEKREFGEFLKYAKFRDGYASNISRCVSTDGVKLAKLKSHDYHVLLQQLLPIAIRGFGNKDVSLALIELGHFFQRLCCKTLKRDDLEQLERDIVIILCKLDMIFPPAFFDIMVHLVVHLPREAMYGGPVQYHWMYKIERFLCKLKRYVLNKARPEGSIAEGYIIDECLTFCSMYLTNIETRFNREDRNADGSSNKEEHVLDIFSKSVRPFKGEYDAIPKKDLDMAQWYVLNNCEEAEPFLQEHKNELLNQDVVNIEEKHFSLWFKGKIMHLCNKENSMSIKKLYPLAMGPDVRGRRYPGCIVNGVRYHIQSRDELRKSQNSGIVVEGYHENEVIDFYGIIVDIIELEYIEGNRVVLFKCKWFDLRKKLGMQKDKNFTSINVNRFWYEHDSFAVATQGNQVFYICDLKLGKNWRIVQKFQDRHIYDVLEMQNSKVENDELHTTDEVY
- the LOC125853328 gene encoding uncharacterized protein LOC125853328: MSDPLAASRQAMDEKQCKVELERWINIEESILMQKSRVQWLKLGDANTSYFHACLKSRKSQKQITQLMSLEGIVLSSGSQVEREITKFYKQLLGSAATSLPTVDITVKGGGNVLSRDQQLQLVRQVEKEEIWKALAGISDTKSPGYDGFNAYFFKKGWFVMGEEITSAIMEFVNTTREFMGCMGPYILC